From a single Sebaldella sp. S0638 genomic region:
- a CDS encoding UTRA domain-containing protein yields the protein MGRIKYDKIYEDLKKKIELEVYGYQQLLPSENNLIKEYTCSRNTLRRAVAQLASIGYVQSLHGKGVCVIYEQHKKPGFMLGDVESFKEASIRNSRENKTEVVHFSELTADEVLSRKTGIPAGTEIYYIQRVRFMDRQALIIDHNYYRKDIVKGLTLEIAENSIYEYIENELNEKVVTTKRIITVEKATEDDFRYLNLQDYNCVAVISNYTYNAEGIMFEYTQSRHRPDYFIFFGQAQRIKNT from the coding sequence ATGGGAAGAATAAAATATGACAAGATATATGAAGACCTTAAAAAGAAAATAGAGTTGGAAGTATACGGATATCAGCAATTACTCCCGTCTGAAAATAACCTTATAAAAGAATATACATGTTCACGTAATACATTAAGGAGGGCTGTGGCACAGCTGGCATCAATCGGTTATGTACAAAGCCTTCACGGCAAAGGTGTATGTGTAATATACGAGCAGCATAAGAAACCGGGTTTCATGCTTGGTGATGTTGAGAGTTTTAAAGAGGCAAGTATAAGAAACAGCAGGGAAAATAAAACAGAAGTCGTACACTTTTCAGAACTTACAGCTGATGAAGTTTTAAGCAGAAAAACCGGAATTCCAGCGGGAACTGAAATATACTATATCCAGAGAGTCAGATTTATGGACAGGCAGGCACTGATAATTGATCATAATTATTACAGAAAAGATATAGTAAAAGGGCTTACTCTTGAAATAGCGGAAAATTCCATATATGAATATATTGAAAATGAACTGAATGAAAAAGTAGTGACTACCAAGCGTATTATTACAGTGGAAAAAGCAACAGAGGATGATTTTAGATATCTGAATCTGCAGGACTATAACTGTGTAGCGGTGATAAGTAATTATACTTATAATGCCGAAGGGATTATGTTTGAATATACTCAGTCAAGACACAGACCTGATTATTTTATATTTTTTGGGCAGGCACAAAGAATAAAAAATACATGA
- a CDS encoding GlsB/YeaQ/YmgE family stress response membrane protein gives MGILGSLIVGAVAGIIAKALMGQRYSFIVTIIIGCIGGLIGGLIFRDTYGLFAQILVSAVGAVIFLLILGFFKRKL, from the coding sequence TACTTGGTTCACTTATAGTGGGTGCAGTAGCTGGAATAATAGCAAAAGCACTAATGGGACAAAGATACAGTTTCATAGTAACAATTATTATTGGTTGTATAGGCGGTTTGATAGGAGGGCTTATATTCCGTGATACTTACGGGTTATTTGCACAAATATTGGTTTCAGCTGTGGGAGCCGTAATATTTTTACTGATTCTCGGCTTTTTTAAAAGAAAATTATGA